The Rhododendron vialii isolate Sample 1 chromosome 5a, ASM3025357v1 genome contains a region encoding:
- the LOC131327836 gene encoding disease resistance protein RPV1-like: MSAMKSQEASALASPCSYHVFLSFRGEDTRKIFTDHLYIALDQAGFRTFRDDDGIEKGEDIKSELEKAIRESRISIIVFSKNYASSTWCLEELVMILKRRTLGHVVLPVFYDVDPSEVRKQIGSFEETFIKHEEKLKSETGELVKEKLKEKVGTWRAALREVADLAGMNLQNQVDGHEARFIKKIIKVVGDKLSRTTLNIDPSLVGIYSQVKNIQLWLQDGPRNVGIVAICGMGGIGKTTTAKFLYDFNFSRFEGSSFLENVRETSQQQDGLLRLQRKILSDILKTRKVKLNSITEGTAMIKDAICCKKVFVVLDDVDKLDQLDALLGVRGWLFSGSKIIITTRRERLLGVYEFYKVHRIQHLSHEESLELFSWHAFGKCCPNNGYEEVSKRVVSYCGGIPLAIKVLGSSLSGNSLNVWKSQLEKLKVIPDSQIVEKLRISYDYLQDDHDKRLFLNLACFFVGSDKDSTVIVLDGCEFYTVVGIQNLMDRCLISIDESNKLLMHHLLQQMGREIVRQESPEEPGKRSILWNHKDTFNVLRENSTVRIILCSLWHKQNRRPQTRYVFAERGSIYFLGKPLLSNLGGSLKRYGYGIFSSHLEPTDPENSNPVALEADAFARIKKLKLL, encoded by the exons ATGTCTGCTATGAAATCCCAAGAAGCCTCTGCTTTGGCTTCTCCATGTAGTTATCATGTGTTCTTGAGCTTTAGGGGCGAGGACACTCGCAAGATTTTCACTGATCACCTCTACATAGCATTGGACCAAGCCGGATTTCGCACCTTCAGAGATGATGATGGcatagaaaaaggagaagacaTCAAGTCTGAACTAGAGAAAGCAATTCGAGAGTCGAGGATTTCAATAATCGTCTTCTCGAAGAACTATGCCTCGTCAACTTGGTGCCTTGAGGAGCTTGTGATGATCCTCAAACGCAGGACTCTTGGACACGTAGTTCTACCTGTCTTCTACGATGTGGATCCGTCTGAAGTGAGGAAGCAAATCGGCAGTTTCGAAGAAACATTTATAAAGCATGAAGAGAAGCTCAAATCAGAAACAGGTGAGCTCGTGAAAGAGAAATTGAAGGAAAAGGTAGGAACATGGAGGGCAGCGCTTAGAGAAGTTGCAGATTTGGCCGGgatgaatttacaaaatcaagttgatGG ACACGAGGCAAGgtttatcaagaaaataataaaagtagTTGGAGACAAGCTAAGTCGCACGACCTTGAACATTGACCCCAGCTTGGTTGGAATATATTCACAGGTCAAAAACATTCAGCTTTGGTTACAAGATGGGCCACGTAATGTTGGAATAGTTGCAATttgtggaatgggtggaataggAAAGACAACCACTGCAAAATTTCTGTATGATTTCAACTTCTCGAGATTCGAAGGTAGTAGTTTTCTTGAGAATGTAAGAGAAACTTCACAACAACAAGATGGTTTACTTCGCTTACAAAGAAAGATTCTTTCAGACATTTTGAAGACAAGGAAAGTAAAACTGAACAGTATTACTGAAGGAACTGCTATGATAAAAGATGCCATATGTTGCAAAAAAGTTTTTGTAGTTCTTGATGATGTGGATAAACTTGACCAATTAGATGCACTACTTGGAGTGCGAGGTTGGCTTTTTTCTGGAAGTAAAATCATCATAACCACCAGGCGTGAGCGGTTGCTAGGGGTTTATGAATTCTATAAGGTGCATAGGATTCAACATCTGAGTCACGAGGAATCCTTGGAGCTCTTTAGCTGGCATGCCTTTGGAAAATGTTGTCCTAACAATGGGTATGAAGAGGTCTCAAAAAGGGTGGTAAGCTACTGTGGAGGGATTCCATTGGCAATTAAAGTTCTAGGCTCTTCTTTATCAGGGAATTCCTTAAATGTATGGAAAAGTcaattggaaaaattaaaaGTGATTCCCGACAGTCAAATCGTAGAAAAACTCCGAATAAGTTATGACTATTTACAAGATGACCACGACAAACGTCTATTCCTTAATcttgcttgtttttttgttggaagcGATAAGGATTCTACAGTTATAGTCTTAGACGGATGTGAATTTTACACAGTGGTTGGAATACAAAACCTCATGGACAGATGTCTGATATCCATTGACGAAAGTAATAAACTGCTAATGCATCATTTGCTTCAACAAATGGGAAGAGAAATTGTTCGTCAAGAGTCACCAGAGGAGCCAGGCAAACGTAGCATCCTCTGGAATCATAAAGACACATTTAATGTCTTAAGAGAAAACAGTACTGTAAGAATTATACTTTGCTCcttat GGCACAAGCAAAATAGAAGGCCTCAAACTCGATACGTCTTTGCTGAAAGAGGAAGCATAT ACTTCCTTGGGAAGCCCTTATTGTCAAATTTGGGTGGTTCGCTTAAAAGATATGGTTACGGTATCTTCTCCTCTCACCTCGAACCCACAGATCCAGAAAATTCAAATCCAGTGGCTTTGGAAGCTGATGCATTTGCAAggattaaaaaactaaaacttCTATAG
- the LOC131327834 gene encoding disease resistance protein RPP2B-like, giving the protein MQYSCLKNAWEGTKVLQWLQILNLSHSYDLAKTPNFSEIPNLEKLVLKNCTSLVEVHKSIGLLDKLVLLDCEDCKSLKNLPKSICMLKHLETLIISGCSNLDGLPTNMENMKCLNVLEIDRITLNQSHPTNGQANAVQFFIWPWWLKARESVEISWPSLPRSLVKLHLANCNLSEDDFPRDLSNLCSLKELNLSCNQFCSLPDFIRGLTKIESLYLYSCPRLRKLDGIPSQAVICHLHCGANRLLEEVTIQMSHRPETLSIFKLESIENVEVEIVNNLALSNFQSMGNLTVKLTSWMGMQRRRFPLQVCYESRINCAYIPGSTFPPGFTFKNLGSAIDVIVPSYLNSRIRGLNVCSVYEHFGDPKRHEPHTVISNRTKGLVWSYCPFVFGTAEDGEDTMWLSYWKFGKNHLGAGDEVNISVSGGEFVQVKEVEIRYLYKDEPEEMSSQSAYEDEIPHQLYQFGNIVPGIVSAHQPGIKLYQLGNHLVDCKYCKHLYPPPWIPAPYEYDYNLECWASVVLMVGEPFYVSKTLNRRSLIY; this is encoded by the exons ATGCAATATAGCTGCTTAAAAAATGCATGGGAAGGAACCAAG GTTCTACAGTGGTTACAGATCCTCAATCTAAGTCATTCATATGACCTTGCCAAAACACCCAACTTTTCAGAAATCCCCAATCTTGAAAAATTGGTGCTTAAAAATTGTACAAGTTTGGTTGAGGTTCATAAATCTATTGGACTCCTCGACAAACTTGTTTTATTAGATTGTGAAGACTGCAAAAGTTTGAAGAATCTTCCAAAAAGCATTTGTATGCTAAAACATTTGGAAACTCTTATCATCTCTGGTTGCTCGAATCTTGATGGATTGCCAACAAACATGGAAAACATGAAGTGTCTAAATGTGCTCGAGATAGATCGAATTACTTTAAATCAATCTCACCCAACCAATGGGCAGGCGAACGCAGTGCAATTTTTCATCTGGCCTTGGTGGTTGAAGGCAAGAGAAAGTGTGGAAATTTCATGGCCTTCTTTACCAAGGTCCTTGGTAAAATTACATCTGGCAAACTGTAATTTGTCAGAGGATGATTTTCCGAGAGACCTTAGCAACCTATGTTCACTGAAGGAACTAAATCTGTCGTGTAATCAATTTTGTAGCCTCCCAGATTTCATCAGAGGTCTTACTAAGATTGAGTCCTTGTACCTATATTCTTGCCCAAGGCTCCGCAAACTTGATGGGATACCGTCGCAAGCTGTAATCTGTCATTTGCATTGTGGAGCAAATAGATTGCTGGAGGAAGTAACGATTCAAATGTCGCACCGACCAGAGACTTTGAGCATATTCAAATTAGAATCCATAGAAAACGTTGAAGTTGAGATTGTTAACAATTTGGCCTTGTCGAACTTCCAATCCATGGGAAACCTAACTGTAAAGCTAACGTCATGGATGGGCATGCAACGAAGGAGGTTTCCCCTCcag GTATGTTATGAATCACGTATAAACTGCGCTTATATTCCTGGTAGCACGTTCCCACCCGGGTTCACTTTTAAGAATTTAGGATCCGCAATTGATGTTATTGTGCCTTCATATCTTAATTCGAGGATCCGAGGCTTGAATGTGTGTTCAGTTTATGAGCACTTTGGTGATCCAAAACGTCATGAACCACATACTGTCATAAGTAATAGGACGAAGGGTCTGGTTTGGAGCTATTGTCCATTTGTCTTTGGAACTGCAGAAGATGGTGAAGATACGATGTGGTTAAGTTATTGGAAGTTTGGAAAAAATCATTTGGGAGCTGGCGATGAAGTCAATATTTCAGTGTCTGGAGGTGAATTTGTGCAAGTAAAGGAGGTTGAAATCCGCTATTTGTACAAGGACGAACCAGAAGAGATGAGCTCCCAATCAGCCTATGAAGATGAAATACCCCATCAACTCTATCAATTTGGAAATATCGTTCCAGGAATTGTTTCTGCACATCAGCCGGGAATAAAATTGTACCAACTCGGCAATCATCTTGTTGATTGCAAGTATTGTAAGCATCTATACCCTCCACCATGGATCCCTGCTCCTTACGAATATGATTATAATTTGGAATGTTGGGCTTCAGTAGTACTTATGGTGGGGGAACCATTTTATGTTTCTAAGACCTTGAACCGGCGTTCATTGATTTATTAG